Within the Deinococcus aquaedulcis genome, the region TGTGAGCGCTTTCAGAATGCCCTGCGCTGGCAGACCAGTGAGCTGGTCACGTTCTTCAGACTCCTTACACGACCTTTTTCAGCGCCAGGACAGTCAGAAACCTAAGTTGTCGGCTACTGAATGGACAACCACGCCGAACGCTTCGATCTGTTTCACGAGACGCAGCCCTTTATGCAGGATTGGAAGTTGCCCAACGGAGCCCACGACCACCACTGGAGCCTTATTAGTAGTGAACATGGCAGCTACGCCACAAACTTCCTCTTTGGAACGAAGAAGCGGATAGAACCTCTTATTCCGGAGAAGCAAAGGGGCAGCACGAGTTACGACTTGCTGGGCGAGATTGCTCCGGCACAGGCAGCACGATTCCTTCTTCAGCACCTTTCCTTTTCCCTGGGTGGGCGGACTACCGGTGTAGCGGAGTCACAGGCTGACTCGCCATCGGCTTCTGTAGCGCTGGTCCTCGCTCAGGGGGACGACTTGCACGAAACCTTTTGCCTGAACCTACTGCCCTACTCAGCCAGCATGATTGAGGAAGATTTGCCTGCCTGGGAATGGATGGCGAAGGAAGGACAGGCACGCTTCACCGGCAAACACGTCATGCGGGGGTATGCGGACCGCTACACCTGGATGGCGCGAGGCGTTCGCCTTCAGCTTGACCCAGCTTCTGGGCATGTGGGATGGCTCGCTTATGGTGGCGGCGTCTCACCCATCACAACAGCACAGGGACAGTACCTCGAACCGATGGCGGCGTATCTACCACCGGGGAAGGAAGGTGAGGCCCTGCGGTCCGTGCGTCTTGATCCCGACAAATTGTTGTGGCGGGATTTGACGGCTCTCTTGCCAGGTTCGCCCCACCCACCGCTTACGGTGGCAAACGCAGCGCAAGTGCTGGAACGGGTTCGTTTCGGCTCATTTCAGGGCGCACCGCAGAAGATGAGTCGAGAGGAGCGGCTGGCACGTCTCCGCGAAAAAGGCCGGAAGTATGCGGGAGCCATTCCCCTAAGCGTCTTTGGCTTGGCCCGGAGCCAGCAGAAAATTGATCTCTACCGGCATGAGGAATTCACGCTTCCTGCCACCTTTGTGGATGATCCCCAACGGTTTACCAATCTTGTGAACGCAGCCTTAGAAGCGGCGGAAACAGTGGGGCTCGGCTTACGCCGCGCAGTGCGTTTGCTGTGCTGGTTCATTGTGACGACAGAGGCGGACAGGGGACAGGGACAGCGCTCAGCCAGTGACCTGGCGAAACTGGCGCAATTTCTGGGCGATCTTCCCGAGAGCGAAGGGGAACCTGCGTATAAAGGTAAGGAGGTGGCGAAGAAGGTGGCGCGTCTCTCTCGGCAACTGGAAACTCTAAGCCGTTACTGGTCCGTTCTAGAACCCGACTTCCGTACCTTCCTCTTTCATGCCGACGAACCGGCTGCGCTCCCGATTTGGCATCGGGCCTTGCTCAGGGCTGCTGATGACGGGTGGAAATTGGCCTTGGAGGGCGTGGGGAACGACGCTCCTGCTCTCCGTGCCGCCGCACATGCAAGTCGCTTCCTGAGCCGTCAGCTTAAGCCCATTCGTCAGCAGGCACAGATGGAGGTTCCCGCATGAGTCGCCCATCAGGTGCGCCCAACTTGGCACAAGAGCGTGAATTCTTCACCCACCTGAGCCGGTTCGAGCGTGGAAAATTAGCTGAATTGCGCCGCACGCTCTCCGATGACCAGCCCGGCGACAGCGGGCAATGGCTTCAGCGCTACATCTTCCTGTCCGGCCTGGAGCGGGGCAACCGCCGGATGCAGTTTCTGGTGGCGGGGCTGTACGCCCTGATCGAGCGCCCCCACGACGATGAGACCGAGGAGGAAGCGCAGGAACGCGCCGCCCGCGAGGGCCAGTCGCTGGGCTGGCTGCTGGGCACCCTGTACCGCGAGCAGGGGGAGCGCCCCAGCACCGAGAAACGCTTCCTGGCCCTGCTGGACGCCGACGAGGAAGCCCTGCCCTACCAGCTGCGGCAGGCGGTGTCTCTCCTGAAGGGCAGCGACGTGAAGCCCGACTGGGCGCAACTGCTGCGCGACGTGAGCGGCTGGAGTGTGGACGGCTGGGGCGACGATACCCGCCGCCGCTGGGCCAACGACTTTTACCGCGCTGCCCTCCCTCCCCGCCAGAAGGCGGAAGCCGAAGACACCGCCGAACCCGCAGCCAACCCGGAGGAAACCCCATGAAGGCCCTGCTCGAACTGCACCTCATCCAGAACTTCGCCCCCAGCAACCTCAACCGCGACGACACCGGCAGCCCCAAGGACGCCTACTTTGGCGGAGTGCGCCGCGCTCGCGTGAGCAGCCAGAGCTTTAAACGGGCCATGCGTATGGATTTCAAGGAACGTGGGCTTCTCTCCCCAAACGAGTTAGGTCAACGCTCCAAGAGGTTCTTGGATGAACTGACTGGACGCTTAATGTTAGAAGAGAGTGGATTTCCAGAAGCTCAAGCTCGTTATTTGGCAGAGGGTCTTTTGGCCCTAAATGGAATTTCTTTCATCGAAGGCAAGCCCGGTGAGGGAGAGGAGTCGCGTTACAAGGAAGAGTACCCAGCAGATTTTGCACGCTCAGAGGCACTAGCATTCCTCAGCTCTGGGATGTTGGATGAACTTTCTCAACTCCTGAAGTTGCACAAAGTAGAGGCAGAAGCGGCAGCTGAGGTGATGCGAAAGTACCGCCAGTCTAAGCGGGGAGCCTCCGGTTATAAAGGTGGCATCGGAAAAGACGACAAGAAGAAGCTGCGCAGTGCTGTCGAGAAGGCGCTAGGAGACATTTCTAAGGAAGTTTCAAAACTGATTGACGGCAAGTACGCCGTGGACATCGCCCTCTTCGGGCGGATGCTGGCGGACCTGCCTGACAAGAACGCCGACGCTGCCGCGCAGGTAGCCCAAGCCCTGGGCACGCACGCGATGGGCCGCCGCGAGTTCGACTTCTACACGGCGGTGGACGACCTCAGGCCGGGGGACACGGCGGGCGCGGACATGCTGGGCACGGTGGAGTTCGGCAGCGCCACCTTCTACCGCTACCTGTGCATCGACCTCGCCAAATTGCGGCAGAACCTGGGCCGGGATGACGAACTGATGCTGCGCGGCCTGAAGGCCCTCTTGTACGCCAGCGTCTACGCCGCGCCCACAGGCAAACAGAACACTTTTGCGGCGCGTAACCTTCCCAGCCTGATTTCCACCGTGATCCGGCAGGACGCCAGCCCCCGCAACCTCGCCAACGCCTTTGAGGTGGCGGTCAAAGCCAGGGAAGGCGGCTATGTCGGGCCCAGCATCCAGAAGCTGGCGACCGAGTGGGAGCGGCAGGAGCGTATCTTCGGCCAGGGCGGACGCGGGCGGTACGTGAACGCGCACGACGAGTCGAACGTGGAGGCGCTGGGCGAGCGGCAGGACAGTGTGGAAGCCCTGATCGGCAGCGTTCTGGACGACGTGCGCGCGGTGCTGGGCCAGCTGGGGCAGTGAGGAATGGCGACCTTGCTGATCCGGCTGGTGGGGCCGATGCAGGCGTGGGGCACCCGCAGCCAGTTCGACGACCGCGACACCGAGGCCGAGCCGAGCAAGAGTGGGGTGCTTGGCCTCTGCGCGGCAGCCCTGGGCATTGACCGCGCCGAGCCGATTGACCACCTTGCCGCCCTACGTTTTGGCGTGCGGGTGGACCGCGAGGGAGTGGTCCGGACCGATTACCACACCGCGCAACTCTTTCCCGGCGAGCGCAAGGCAAACACCAGCGTGACCCGCCGCGCCTACCTGGCGGACGCCGCCTTCTGGGCCGCGCTGGAAGGAAAACGATCCCTGCTGGAAGCCCTGGACGCCGCCCTACGCAAT harbors:
- the cas7e gene encoding type I-E CRISPR-associated protein Cas7/Cse4/CasC; translation: MKALLELHLIQNFAPSNLNRDDTGSPKDAYFGGVRRARVSSQSFKRAMRMDFKERGLLSPNELGQRSKRFLDELTGRLMLEESGFPEAQARYLAEGLLALNGISFIEGKPGEGEESRYKEEYPADFARSEALAFLSSGMLDELSQLLKLHKVEAEAAAEVMRKYRQSKRGASGYKGGIGKDDKKKLRSAVEKALGDISKEVSKLIDGKYAVDIALFGRMLADLPDKNADAAAQVAQALGTHAMGRREFDFYTAVDDLRPGDTAGADMLGTVEFGSATFYRYLCIDLAKLRQNLGRDDELMLRGLKALLYASVYAAPTGKQNTFAARNLPSLISTVIRQDASPRNLANAFEVAVKAREGGYVGPSIQKLATEWERQERIFGQGGRGRYVNAHDESNVEALGERQDSVEALIGSVLDDVRAVLGQLGQ
- the cas5e gene encoding type I-E CRISPR-associated protein Cas5/CasD, whose translation is MATLLIRLVGPMQAWGTRSQFDDRDTEAEPSKSGVLGLCAAALGIDRAEPIDHLAALRFGVRVDREGVVRTDYHTAQLFPGERKANTSVTRRAYLADAAFWAALEGKRSLLEALDAALRNPYWPLSLGRKSFPPAEALWLDGGVRDGELLEVLRSAPSLRGERDDAGAPYRFVVDRDAVLGDTRRLSPGLRRDDPTAPFAKRRYALRDVWMFSEAPLALQEVG
- the casB gene encoding type I-E CRISPR-associated protein Cse2/CasB, with translation MSRPSGAPNLAQEREFFTHLSRFERGKLAELRRTLSDDQPGDSGQWLQRYIFLSGLERGNRRMQFLVAGLYALIERPHDDETEEEAQERAAREGQSLGWLLGTLYREQGERPSTEKRFLALLDADEEALPYQLRQAVSLLKGSDVKPDWAQLLRDVSGWSVDGWGDDTRRRWANDFYRAALPPRQKAEAEDTAEPAANPEETP
- the casA gene encoding type I-E CRISPR-associated protein Cse1/CasA, whose product is MDNHAERFDLFHETQPFMQDWKLPNGAHDHHWSLISSEHGSYATNFLFGTKKRIEPLIPEKQRGSTSYDLLGEIAPAQAARFLLQHLSFSLGGRTTGVAESQADSPSASVALVLAQGDDLHETFCLNLLPYSASMIEEDLPAWEWMAKEGQARFTGKHVMRGYADRYTWMARGVRLQLDPASGHVGWLAYGGGVSPITTAQGQYLEPMAAYLPPGKEGEALRSVRLDPDKLLWRDLTALLPGSPHPPLTVANAAQVLERVRFGSFQGAPQKMSREERLARLREKGRKYAGAIPLSVFGLARSQQKIDLYRHEEFTLPATFVDDPQRFTNLVNAALEAAETVGLGLRRAVRLLCWFIVTTEADRGQGQRSASDLAKLAQFLGDLPESEGEPAYKGKEVAKKVARLSRQLETLSRYWSVLEPDFRTFLFHADEPAALPIWHRALLRAADDGWKLALEGVGNDAPALRAAAHASRFLSRQLKPIRQQAQMEVPA